AAAGGCCCTCCGAGAGGAGGGCGCGCTGGCGGGCCGTGAAGGACTCGAACCTCCAACCCCCGGTTTTGGAGACCGGTGCTCTGCCAATTGAGCTAACGGCCCCCGCCTTGGGGATTGTAGCACACCCTAGCGGCCAAGGGGAAGGGGGCGGTGGGGTAAAATCGTTCCATGCCCCGCCTCCTTGTGGCCGTGGCCCTTTGCCTTCTGGCCTTCGCCCAAGAGGCCACCCACCGGGTGGCGCCCGGGGACACCCTCTTCTCCATCGCCCGGCGCTACGGGACCACGGTGGAGGAGCTCATGCGGCTGAACGGGCTAGAGAGCTTCCTCATCCGGCCCGGCCAGGTCCTGAAGGTGAAGCCGGGGGAAAGCCCCCCTTCCCCGACCCACACCGTGGCCCCGGGGGACACCCTTTTCTCCCTTGCCCGGCGGTATGGGACCACGGTGGAGGAACTCATGCGCTTGAACGGCCTCGCCTCCCCCGAGCTCAAGGTGGGCCAGGTGCTTAGGCTTCCCGCCAAAGCGGAGGAGGTCCCGCCCGCCCAGGGGACGGGGGATACCCAAGGGGAAGGGGGAGGCGAAGAGGACTGGGACCCCGAAAGCCCCCTCCTTCGGGTGGTATTCCGCTACCTGGGGGTGCCCTACAAGTACGGGGCGAACTCCCCCTTGGCCCTGGACTGCTCCGCCTTCGTGGCCCAGGTGTACGCCGAGCTGGGCGTGTCCCTGCCCAGGACCACGAAAGAGCAGTACCAAGCCTTTTACCCCGTGGACACCCTGCGCCCGGGGGACTTGGTCTTCTTTAGCTTCGGGGGCAAGGAGGTGGACCACGTGGGGATCTACCTGGGCCGAGGGGTCTTCGCCCACGCCAGTAGCTACGGGAGCCGGGTGGTGGTGGAGAGCCTCGAGGCCCCCTTCTACCAGAAGGCCTACCGGGGGGCTAGGCGGGTGGTCCAGGAGGGGGGGCGCTAGGGCCAGTCGGGTACCTCTCCCCGCGCCTTCCTGAGGGCGGTGAGGAGGGCTTCTCCTGGCCTCCCTTCGCCCCGGAAGGCTTCCTGTTCCCGCTCCAGCCAGGCCTCGCCCGGGCGGAAGAGGACCCCTCGGGCCTCGGCCAAGGCCTCCTCCAAAAGGGCCCCGAAGGAGTAGAAGGGGGCGCCTTGGGGCAGGTCAGG
The window above is part of the Thermus hydrothermalis genome. Proteins encoded here:
- a CDS encoding C40 family peptidase produces the protein MPRLLVAVALCLLAFAQEATHRVAPGDTLFSIARRYGTTVEELMRLNGLESFLIRPGQVLKVKPGESPPSPTHTVAPGDTLFSLARRYGTTVEELMRLNGLASPELKVGQVLRLPAKAEEVPPAQGTGDTQGEGGGEEDWDPESPLLRVVFRYLGVPYKYGANSPLALDCSAFVAQVYAELGVSLPRTTKEQYQAFYPVDTLRPGDLVFFSFGGKEVDHVGIYLGRGVFAHASSYGSRVVVESLEAPFYQKAYRGARRVVQEGGR